A part of Terriglobus roseus genomic DNA contains:
- a CDS encoding TolC family protein gives MKAGTLQGAAGIALLFMGTLGQEVALAQAGQQQAPPAGTQTNPTAPAPPQAQQITTTGAPGIPQAPEPAHPGPLFLRETGKDYSNLKSHWKNPIAPYTPTDYNSPRLSNTPRLGDLLKDGKIYLSLSDSVLLALENNFDIEIARINLDIADTDILRAKAGSTLRGVSTGIVANTLGGTSTTVTGGGGPGGTTTSSGGSGTGASGLVLSTNGGGPTPLNRDPLVTGTLQYESAISPGGTSIFNPNSTTTDTATYNFGYQQGFLTGTQLNVTFSNSRVTSTSFLSAYTPQFNSSFKATVTQNLLQGFGPWIQGRFVVQAKINRRITDSAFRQQLIYTVTQVESIYWNLVSAYEDVQAKTRALEQSTKLAQDNRRQLEIGTLAPLDIINSDQAVSTDRQALVTSQSNLEYQQLLMKQAIVRDLNDPQLATAPVIPTDRVSLERLPEEDTPIEDLVKQAYVNNPSIEQAVLNMETNKITIRAEKNGLLPTLNAYAFYGGTGIAGTANPASSACTNNPTLPNCGLGNFGAYGTAFSGAFNNSAPDRGVGATLSIPIRNRPAQADQARSQMEYRQAQMRLQQLYTQTRIQVINGQYALTNDRASVVSAQATRDYQAQALDAEQKKFRLGSSTTALVLAQERALALADNTLITATAVYARDRASLQQLLANTLERYNINIEQAASGTMSAAPVIPGLTAPKDPAPPAPLTNTPPPLPPFQMPQQK, from the coding sequence GTGAAAGCAGGAACATTGCAGGGAGCGGCCGGAATTGCGCTGCTTTTCATGGGAACACTTGGCCAGGAAGTGGCGTTGGCGCAGGCTGGGCAACAGCAGGCTCCTCCGGCTGGCACGCAGACAAACCCCACGGCACCTGCCCCTCCACAGGCGCAGCAGATCACTACGACCGGCGCGCCAGGTATCCCACAGGCTCCTGAACCGGCGCATCCGGGACCGCTGTTTCTGCGTGAAACGGGCAAAGATTACAGCAATCTGAAGAGCCATTGGAAGAACCCGATTGCTCCGTATACGCCCACGGATTACAACTCGCCGCGCCTGAGCAATACGCCTCGGCTGGGTGATCTGCTGAAGGACGGCAAGATCTACCTGAGCCTGTCCGATTCCGTGCTGCTGGCGCTGGAAAACAACTTCGATATTGAGATTGCCCGTATCAACCTGGACATTGCAGATACTGACATTCTGCGCGCCAAGGCTGGCAGCACGCTGCGCGGTGTTTCCACCGGTATCGTGGCGAACACGCTGGGCGGTACCTCAACGACTGTGACCGGTGGTGGTGGTCCTGGCGGTACGACGACTTCTTCGGGTGGTTCGGGTACGGGTGCTTCGGGACTCGTGCTGTCGACCAACGGTGGAGGTCCTACGCCGTTGAACCGCGACCCGCTCGTTACGGGCACGTTGCAGTATGAGAGCGCGATTTCGCCTGGTGGTACGAGCATCTTCAACCCGAACTCCACGACGACCGATACGGCGACGTACAACTTCGGCTACCAGCAGGGATTCCTGACCGGTACGCAGTTGAATGTGACCTTCAGCAACTCGCGTGTGACTTCGACTTCGTTTCTGAGCGCGTACACACCACAGTTCAACTCGTCGTTCAAGGCGACGGTTACGCAGAACCTGTTGCAGGGCTTTGGCCCGTGGATTCAGGGACGCTTCGTGGTGCAGGCGAAGATCAATCGCCGTATTACGGATTCAGCCTTCCGTCAGCAGTTGATCTACACCGTGACGCAGGTTGAGAGCATCTACTGGAACCTGGTGAGTGCGTACGAAGACGTTCAGGCGAAGACACGCGCACTGGAACAGTCCACGAAGCTGGCACAAGATAACCGTCGTCAGCTTGAGATTGGAACGCTGGCACCGCTGGATATCATCAACAGCGATCAGGCTGTAAGCACCGATCGCCAGGCGCTGGTGACCTCGCAATCAAACCTGGAGTATCAGCAGTTGCTGATGAAGCAGGCGATTGTGCGCGATCTGAATGATCCGCAGCTTGCGACGGCTCCGGTTATTCCGACGGACCGCGTGAGCCTGGAGCGTTTGCCGGAAGAAGATACGCCTATCGAAGACCTGGTGAAGCAGGCTTACGTGAACAATCCTTCGATTGAGCAGGCAGTGCTCAATATGGAGACCAACAAGATCACGATTCGTGCGGAAAAGAATGGTCTGCTGCCGACGCTGAATGCCTATGCGTTCTACGGTGGTACAGGTATTGCCGGTACGGCGAACCCTGCCAGCTCGGCATGTACGAACAATCCGACGCTGCCGAATTGCGGTCTGGGTAACTTTGGAGCGTATGGCACGGCGTTCTCCGGCGCATTCAACAACAGCGCCCCGGATCGCGGTGTAGGTGCGACGCTGAGCATTCCGATTCGCAACCGTCCGGCGCAGGCTGACCAGGCCCGTTCGCAGATGGAATATCGCCAGGCGCAGATGCGTTTGCAGCAGCTGTACACACAGACGCGGATTCAGGTGATCAACGGGCAGTATGCGTTGACGAATGACCGTGCGAGTGTGGTGTCTGCACAGGCTACGCGTGACTATCAGGCACAGGCTCTGGATGCGGAACAGAAGAAGTTCCGGTTGGGGTCGTCGACCACGGCACTTGTGCTAGCACAGGAACGTGCGTTGGCTCTTGCTGACAACACCCTGATTACAGCGACTGCTGTGTATGCACGTGATCGTGCTTCGCTGCAGCAGTTGCTGGCGAACACGCTGGAGCGCTACAACATCAACATCGAGCAGGCAGCTTCAGGCACGATGAGCGCAGCGCCGGTGATTCCGGGATTGACGGCTCCGAAGGATCCGGCTCCACCGGCTCCGCTGACGAATACGCCTCCGCCGTTGCCGCCGTTCCAGATGCCGCAGCAGAAGTAG
- the truA gene encoding tRNA pseudouridine(38-40) synthase TruA, with protein MPDPTTQPEAAIHTFRLTLAYDGTDFFGWQIQPDLRTIQGTLAEVLRETIGEETLPQGSGRTDTGVHASGQTVSLTLKADIPADRLHRALNRRLPSAIRILTCESVSEDFHARANVLNKTYEYRIFPRRTPGSREERICLPHIARYAWDCRWPLNLELMQQAAAALIGTHDFSSFAARDPDRKRRAEESGEPLNNIRTIFASEWLLHNDLFVYRVTGTGFLHHMVRNIVGTCVEIGASRIPADSIPAILTAKKRDAAGATAPPQGLHMMQVVYRDHPTTEEASA; from the coding sequence ATGCCCGATCCCACGACCCAGCCAGAAGCCGCAATACACACCTTCCGGCTCACGCTGGCGTACGATGGCACGGATTTTTTCGGATGGCAGATCCAGCCCGACCTGCGAACCATCCAAGGTACCCTCGCGGAAGTCCTTCGCGAAACCATCGGCGAAGAAACCCTCCCGCAGGGCTCCGGACGCACCGACACCGGCGTCCACGCCTCGGGCCAGACTGTTTCGCTCACGTTAAAAGCGGACATTCCTGCAGATCGCCTCCACCGCGCATTAAATCGTCGACTTCCCTCCGCCATCCGCATTCTCACCTGCGAATCCGTTTCGGAAGACTTCCACGCCCGCGCCAACGTCCTCAACAAGACCTACGAGTACCGCATCTTCCCCCGCCGCACTCCCGGCAGCCGCGAAGAACGCATCTGCCTGCCACACATTGCGCGTTACGCATGGGACTGCCGCTGGCCCTTAAACCTGGAGCTCATGCAACAAGCCGCAGCCGCACTCATCGGCACACACGACTTCTCTTCCTTCGCCGCCCGCGACCCCGATCGCAAACGCCGAGCCGAGGAATCCGGCGAACCACTGAACAACATCCGCACCATCTTTGCCTCCGAATGGCTCCTCCACAACGACCTGTTCGTCTACCGAGTCACCGGCACCGGCTTCCTCCATCACATGGTCCGCAACATCGTGGGCACTTGCGTTGAAATCGGCGCCAGCCGCATCCCCGCCGACAGCATTCCCGCTATCCTGACCGCAAAGAAACGCGACGCCGCCGGAGCCACCGCACCCCCACAGGGGCTGCACATGATGCAGGTGGTCTATCGCGACCATCCAACGACAGAGGAGGCCTCCGCATGA
- a CDS encoding thioredoxin domain-containing protein: MSEIVANALSSSSSSYLRSAMHQPVQWLPWGPEAFERALAEDKPVLLDVGAVWCHWCHVMDRESYENTETAALINEHFIAVKVDRDERPDVDTRYQAAVAAISGQGGWPLTAFLTPDGRPYFGGTYFPPEERYGRPSFRRVLMTMAASYQNQREDVFESASSVMEAIEQGETFSGAMSDLERDGAGIALLHRMMDSALKQFDPVHGGFGSEPKFLHPGAITMLTDAASRGEANAAQCAEAVLTTLKKMARGGIYDQLGGGFHRYSVDERWIVPHFEKMSYDNSEMLRSYCHAFQTFADAECAAAARGIIQWMDEWLCDRERGGFFASQDADQSLDDDGNYFTWTRAEAAEVLTPEELKFAEVYYDIGAVGDMHHDTSRNVLFRPMTLEKAAEHAGVDATLAPMMLKMVRAKLYQARLKRPTPLIDRTLYIGWNAMCISAFVTAGRALQMPKAIAFAKKSLDRVLAAALQDGVVSHVVAYAENVNAAANVPGVLDDSVFLAHACLDVWETCGEQAYYLAAEQIAETLLRRFYDGRGGGFYDTPSDAAELIGALITRRKPIQDAPTPAGNPAAAMLLLRLHELSGKQVYRDNAQETLETFAGIVEHFGLYAATFALALGQFSRPPVQVVIVGDGEEAARLELIALTPFAVNRTVIRVKAEQMDALPPALMETVAKMPREEGVYALVCSGMTCHPPIRDVEELITALQA, from the coding sequence ATGTCTGAAATCGTTGCAAACGCGCTTTCCTCCTCGTCTTCTTCGTATCTGCGCTCGGCTATGCACCAGCCTGTGCAATGGCTGCCGTGGGGGCCTGAGGCCTTTGAACGTGCACTGGCGGAGGACAAGCCTGTGCTGCTGGATGTGGGCGCAGTGTGGTGCCACTGGTGCCATGTGATGGACCGCGAATCGTATGAGAATACGGAGACAGCGGCGCTGATCAATGAACACTTCATTGCGGTGAAGGTGGATCGTGATGAGCGACCGGATGTGGATACGCGTTATCAGGCGGCAGTGGCCGCGATCAGTGGACAGGGTGGGTGGCCTCTGACGGCGTTTCTTACGCCTGATGGGCGGCCTTACTTTGGCGGCACATACTTTCCGCCGGAAGAGCGTTATGGGCGTCCGTCGTTCCGACGTGTGTTGATGACGATGGCTGCTTCTTACCAGAATCAGCGTGAGGATGTTTTTGAGTCTGCTTCGAGCGTGATGGAGGCAATTGAGCAGGGCGAAACGTTCTCAGGCGCGATGAGTGATCTGGAGCGTGATGGCGCTGGGATTGCTTTGCTGCATCGCATGATGGATTCGGCTTTGAAGCAGTTCGATCCGGTGCATGGCGGCTTTGGGTCGGAGCCGAAGTTCCTTCATCCCGGAGCGATCACGATGCTGACCGATGCGGCTTCGCGCGGTGAAGCGAACGCGGCGCAGTGTGCGGAAGCTGTATTGACGACTCTGAAGAAGATGGCGCGCGGTGGTATCTACGATCAGCTTGGCGGCGGGTTCCATCGCTATTCAGTGGATGAGCGATGGATTGTGCCGCACTTCGAGAAGATGAGCTATGACAACTCCGAAATGCTTAGGAGTTACTGCCATGCGTTTCAGACTTTCGCGGATGCGGAGTGCGCGGCGGCGGCGCGGGGCATTATCCAGTGGATGGACGAGTGGTTGTGTGATCGCGAGCGTGGCGGATTCTTCGCTTCGCAGGACGCGGATCAGTCGCTGGATGACGATGGCAATTACTTCACATGGACGCGCGCGGAGGCTGCGGAAGTTCTCACTCCGGAAGAGTTAAAGTTTGCCGAGGTGTATTACGACATTGGCGCGGTGGGTGACATGCATCACGATACTTCGCGCAATGTGTTGTTCCGTCCCATGACCTTGGAGAAAGCTGCGGAACATGCCGGAGTGGATGCGACGCTGGCACCGATGATGCTGAAGATGGTGCGTGCGAAGTTGTACCAGGCTCGGTTGAAACGGCCTACGCCATTGATTGATCGCACGCTGTACATCGGCTGGAATGCGATGTGTATTTCTGCGTTTGTGACTGCGGGTCGCGCGTTGCAGATGCCGAAGGCGATTGCGTTTGCGAAGAAGTCGCTCGACCGCGTGTTGGCTGCTGCGCTGCAGGATGGCGTGGTGTCGCACGTGGTGGCTTATGCCGAAAACGTGAATGCGGCTGCGAACGTGCCGGGTGTGCTGGATGATTCTGTCTTTCTTGCTCATGCCTGCCTGGATGTTTGGGAGACGTGTGGTGAGCAGGCGTATTACCTTGCTGCGGAGCAGATTGCGGAGACGCTGTTACGCCGTTTCTATGATGGTCGTGGTGGTGGGTTCTATGACACGCCTTCGGATGCTGCAGAGTTGATTGGTGCTTTGATCACGCGGCGTAAGCCGATTCAGGATGCCCCTACGCCTGCTGGTAATCCTGCTGCGGCGATGTTGTTGCTTCGTCTGCATGAGTTGAGTGGCAAGCAGGTGTATCGCGATAACGCGCAGGAGACTCTGGAGACGTTCGCGGGCATTGTGGAGCACTTTGGTTTGTATGCGGCGACGTTTGCGTTGGCGTTGGGACAGTTTTCTCGTCCGCCGGTGCAGGTGGTGATTGTGGGCGATGGTGAGGAAGCTGCACGGTTGGAGTTGATTGCGTTGACGCCGTTTGCGGTGAACCGCACCGTGATTCGCGTGAAGGCGGAGCAGATGGATGCGTTGCCACCCGCGTTGATGGAGACTGTGGCGAAGATGCCTCGTGAGGAAGGCGTGTATGCGTTGGTGTGCAGTGGCATGACGTGCCATCCGCCGATACGCGATGTGGAGGAGTTGATTACTGCATTGCAGGCGTAA
- a CDS encoding M20/M25/M40 family metallo-hydrolase, producing the protein MILRDRELLPLARIAQIAQDRSVHRAFGWFHLHEPRLRAWQKECVAIPAPPFGEATRAAWFVDRMNELGLANVHIDAAGNALGLLHEDDGTSPVVLLSAHLDTVFAAETELDIREDESLLIGPGISDNGAGLAALLAIAAAMRHAEIDPAANILFAANTGEEAEGDLRGMRHLFKGSPFASRICGSLALEGAGNETVVTRALGSRRFRVEITGPGGHAWTDSALPNPIVILAQAISELAALKLPSRPRTTLNIGEIRGGTSVTSVPQSASATFDIRSTDANQILSLEVRLYRAVEDAMLAIPRSHRETLKATITLIGDRPAGELAPNSRLLASIHAADRHLRLRTEERLGSTDANIPLSLGREAVAIGAGGLAGGVHTTNEWHDTRGRDLALRRVLLVLLDLCGYAGINAAECDERS; encoded by the coding sequence ATGATTCTTCGTGACCGCGAACTCCTCCCGCTCGCCCGCATCGCTCAGATCGCTCAGGACCGCTCCGTCCATCGCGCCTTCGGCTGGTTCCATCTGCATGAACCACGCCTCCGCGCGTGGCAGAAGGAATGCGTTGCCATCCCCGCGCCGCCCTTCGGTGAAGCCACACGCGCTGCATGGTTTGTCGACCGCATGAATGAACTCGGCCTCGCCAACGTCCACATCGACGCAGCAGGTAACGCGCTCGGCCTTCTTCACGAAGACGACGGCACATCCCCCGTCGTGTTGCTATCCGCGCATCTCGACACCGTCTTCGCAGCCGAAACCGAACTCGACATCCGCGAAGACGAATCGCTCCTCATCGGCCCTGGAATCTCTGACAACGGCGCAGGCCTGGCCGCACTTCTCGCCATCGCCGCCGCCATGCGCCACGCGGAAATCGACCCCGCCGCCAACATCCTCTTCGCCGCCAACACCGGCGAAGAAGCCGAGGGCGACCTCCGCGGCATGCGTCATCTCTTCAAAGGGTCACCCTTCGCATCACGCATCTGCGGCTCGCTCGCACTCGAAGGCGCAGGCAATGAAACCGTCGTCACCCGAGCCCTCGGCAGCCGACGCTTCCGTGTCGAAATCACCGGCCCCGGCGGCCACGCATGGACTGACTCCGCTCTGCCCAACCCCATCGTCATCCTCGCGCAGGCCATCAGCGAACTCGCCGCACTGAAACTCCCCTCGCGACCGAGAACGACGCTCAACATCGGCGAAATCCGGGGAGGCACATCGGTCACCTCCGTCCCTCAATCCGCCTCCGCCACCTTCGACATCCGCTCCACCGACGCCAACCAGATCCTCTCGCTGGAAGTCCGTCTCTACCGCGCCGTCGAAGACGCCATGCTCGCCATCCCGCGCTCTCACCGCGAAACCCTGAAAGCAACCATCACCCTCATCGGCGACCGTCCCGCGGGAGAACTCGCGCCTAATTCGCGTCTACTCGCCAGCATCCACGCCGCCGACCGCCATCTGCGCCTTCGCACCGAAGAACGCCTCGGCTCCACCGATGCCAACATCCCGCTCTCCCTCGGCCGCGAAGCTGTCGCCATCGGCGCCGGTGGCCTCGCTGGGGGCGTGCACACCACCAATGAATGGCATGACACCCGGGGACGTGATCTCGCCCTCCGCCGCGTCCTTCTCGTTCTGCTCGACCTCTGCGGCTACGCCGGCATAAACGCCGCCGAATGCGACGAGCGTTCATGA